Proteins from a genomic interval of Scophthalmus maximus strain ysfricsl-2021 chromosome 22, ASM2237912v1, whole genome shotgun sequence:
- the gatad1 gene encoding GATA zinc finger domain-containing protein 1, protein MPLGLKPCCAVCKTNSSSMWKKGNQGEILCNNCTGKSGGGGGGGGGGASGPSLSSSTLPSNGGGKQTKQESHRRSARLRSTKYKAPASEKKVSTKGKGRRHIFKLKNPIKAPESVATIITSESVFNKGVYYQTGDVIRVIDEEDGRPYYAQIRGFVQDQYCEKSAALTWLIPTQASPKDHFDPGTYIVGPEEELPRKMEYLEFVCHAPSEYFKSRSAPFPTIPIRPEKGYIWTHIGPTPALAVKESVCGSS, encoded by the exons ATGCCGCTGGGGTTGAAGCCGTGCTGCGCCGTCTGCAAGACGAACTCCTCGTCCATGTGGAAGAAAGGGAACCAGGGGGAGATCCTGTGTAACAACTGCACGGGAAAGAGCGGcggtggaggaggcggcggcggcggcggcgcatCAGGACCCTCCCTGTCCTCCAGCACACTGCCCAGCAATGGCGGGGGCAAACAG aCCAAGCAGGAGAGCCACAGGAGGTCTGCACGCCTGAGAAGTACCAAGTACAAAGCTCCTGCGTCTGAGAAGAAAGTGTCCACaaagggaaagggaagaagACACATATTCAAACTCAAAAAT CCAATCAAAGCACCTGAATCTGTTGCAACAATCATCACGTCAGAATCCGTATTTAATAAG GGAGTTTATTACCAGACAGGAGATGTGATCAGAGTAATAGATGAAGAGGACGGGAGGCCGTATTATGCTCAGATTAGAGGCTTTGTCCAGGACCAGTACTGTGAAAAGAGTGCAGCATTGACCTGGTTAATCCCCACCCAGGCCAGCCCAAAGGACCACTTTGATCCCGGGACATACATAGTTG GTCCAGAGGAGGAACTCCCCCGAAAGATGGAGTACCTTGAGTTTGTGTGCCACGCCCCCTCTGAATATTTCAAATCGCGGAGCGCTCCGTTCCCCACCATTCCAATCCGACCAGAGAAAGGCTACATCTGGACTCACATAGGACCCACACCAGCCCTTGCTGTCAAAGAGTCTGTGTGTGGCAGCAGTTAA
- the chrac1 gene encoding chromatin accessibility complex protein 1, which yields MSKIKDEHASSNKKMISLPISRVRLIMKSSPDVSSINQDALFLTTKATELFVQHLAHSSFNNGPGKETNSLSYSDLANTAEETETFHFLTDILPKKILARDYLRTLEQMEEEDADF from the exons atgtccaaaatcaAAGACGAGCACGCGTCTAGCAACAAGAAGATGAtctccctccccatctccaGGGTGAGGCTGATCATGAAGAGCTCCCCGGACGTGTCCAGCATCAACCAGGACGCGCTCTTCCTCACCACCAAAGCGACA gagCTGTTTGTCCAGCACCTGGCTCACTCCTCGTTCAACAACGGACCCGGGAAAGAAACCAACAGCTTGTCCTACAGCGACCTAGCTAACACCGCGGAGGAGACCGAGACGTTCCACTTTCTAACAG ATATCCTGCCCAAGAAGATCTTGGCTCGAGATTACCTCAGAACATTGGAGCAAATGGAAGAAGAGGATGCtgatttttaa
- the si:ch211-57n23.1 gene encoding uncharacterized protein si:ch211-57n23.1 — protein sequence MLQGPVSRAVLGLSCCLLLGVCFPAEGAGPAGPLPAFLPDQESGEPDVEDWELGSGSSLLHLLHSFPADSPFVTETPGKPVNCTQRFWLPPSSAVCWENIAGPEEFAKCRLLVLQNRASLQAVSTSSGVEEGGFSYDHLAREEIQGVRSDHLSVVETMQTMEKVFVSLGEKRREGTEQGILTSMRVHLSNTRDTIDVREHMADHLERQLSILEKTLLNVQLRLNKLIQQ from the exons ATGCTCCAGGGGCCAGTGAGCAGGGCTGTGCTCGGCCTGTCCTGCTGCCTCCTGTTGGGGGTCTGCTTCCCGGCAGAGGGAGCAGGACCAGCGGGCCCCCTTCCCGCATTTCTCCCGGACCAAGAGTCTGGGGAACCAGACGTTGAGGACTGGGAGTTGGGCTCAGGATCATCTCTTCTGCACCTGCTCCACAGCTTTCCCGCTGACAGCCCCTTCGTAACAGAGACCCCCGGGAAGCCGGTTAACTGCACCCAGCGCTTCTGGCTACCACCGTCCTCCGCAGTCTGCTGGGAAAACATAGCCGGACCCGAGGAGTTCGCCAAGTGCCGCCTGCTCGTTCTGCAGAACAGGGCCTCCCTGCAGGCTGTGTCCACCTCAAGCGgcgtggaggagggagggttcTCCTACGACCACCTGGCCAGAGAGGAGATCCAGGGAGTCCGCTCAGACCACCTGAGTGTGGTAGAAACTATGCAGACCATGGAGAAGGTGTTTGTCTCACTGGGGGAGAAGCGGAGAGAGGGGACGGAGCAGGGGATCCTAACAAG CATGAGGGTGCACCTCTCCAACACAAGAGACACCATCGACGTCAGAGAGCACATGGCAGACCACCTGGAGAGGCAGTTGTCCATTTTGGAGAAGACTCTGCTCAACGTGCAGCTGCGACTCAACAAGCTCATCCAACAGTGA